The Tripterygium wilfordii isolate XIE 37 chromosome 4, ASM1340144v1, whole genome shotgun sequence genome has a window encoding:
- the LOC119996483 gene encoding helicase and polymerase-containing protein TEBICHI isoform X4, giving the protein MASDSPRKRIDQFFASKKRKSLSPSLKCGRIENDSKPNVNGSPSAKGTLDSYLVASQNDEDIAKPSHASYGLSAGQHLVKRNLASGINKSFEDRNEQPLSHAQISSKTDVAIGVLPKGFSETMHVTENSELKRELHSSVSLPSEPKENDCKRHGSSSLLSREDKSSKKRHRITNQSEFDSEYSCSSQKSPVDMQSGFIDKSRALVIDSSKEVAACSDLTEFQASLRKCNAIHKCTASRTELGTPSCSINKTCGRSTPRSTRGCSLFSPGEAFWNEAIQVADGLFPQTDEFLVQSAEETYDARKQSEVNKSCNLNHRRCDDTLKESLDEGEKRARTMGIGSSSDLVGNMRKDSVKEASPLPVKHFDFMEDQNLKEIAPDRSVHDSQIEMQEADEEPKSHSVLYKPCTDSITTHSDEQANAEMHEEEKMVSFKNLIAANEVDGAGTPSSSVTLKDSLDLSHWLPSEVCCLYRKKGISKLYPWQVSCLQVDGVLQRRNLVYCASTSAGKSFVAEILMLRRVMSSGKIAILVLPYVSICAEKAEHLEYLLEPLGKQVRSYYGSQGGGTLHKDTSIAVCTIEKANALINRLLEEGRLSEIGIIVIDELHMVGDQTRGYLLELMLTKLRYACGEGNSESSSGESSGTSSSRAGPAHGLQIVGMSATMPNVGAVADWLQAALYQTDFRPVPLEECIKVGNTIYNKKMDIIRTIPKAAALGGKDPDHIVELCNEVVQEGHSVLIFCSSRKGCESTARHVSKFLKKFSFNIPSDSEFLDIASAIDALRRCPVGLDPILEETLPSGVAYHHAGLTVEEREIVESCYRRGLIRVLTATSTLAAGVNLPARRVIFRQPRIGRDFIDGTRYRQMAGRAGRTGIDTKGESVLICKSEEIKRIMGLLNESCPPLSSCLSEDKNGMTHAILEVVAGGIVQTAHDIHRYVRCTLLNSTKPFEDVVKSAKDSLRCLCHRKFLEWNEDTKLYNTTSLGRAAFGSSLCPEESLIVLDDLSRAREGFVLASDLHLVYLVTPISVDVEPDWELYYERFMELSALDQSVGNRVGVTEPFLMRMAHGAPVRISNRSRENMTGLHREFVKPGIINTGMISDEQMLRVCRRFYVALILSRLVQESPVAEVCEAFKVSRGMVQALQENAGRFASMVSLFCERLGWHDLEILVSKFQNRVSFGVRAEIAELTTIPYVKGSRARALYKAGFRTPLAIAEASVPEIAKALFESSSWAAQEGLAQRHMQLGVAKKIKNGARKIVLDKAEEARIAAFSAFKSLGFDIPQIAVPLLSNTRQLRQGTGSTSSGDNPAYDFLGAEEQDGSAKPSSEGSQNSENVAPESEVDKLAKALEGGFVTEAEVNPSGSLQCDFSAQTSLVPVGRIAADKLDAIVEHKEVPDMAPSIQLGKDVHGTRNGNVYEVQEQHFNQNALLESKDNAIGKGPITAINAFGGLDSFLDLWDTLQEFYFDIHYEKRSEVNSLAPFEIHGIAVCWENSPVYYVNLPRDLLCFGSTKSNFLHPNASQEKRNSQPPENWFEIVKQGWSRIGAIMGKIDVKKFTWNLKVQIQVLKRAAVSIQRFGFPNLTGKSMDFELIDNLYLVLAPFGVRNGIDICIVAWILSPDEERSSNPNLEKEIKKRLSNEVAATAHRCGRWKNQTRRAAHDGCCRRVAQTRALCSVLWKLLISEELVQALMSTEILLVNVLADMELWGIGVDMEGCLQARSLLRKKIACLEAEAYKLSGRRFSLYNSADIANVLYEHLKLPVPDGHDKGKQHPSTDKHCLDILRHEHPIIPVIREHRSLAKLSNCTLGSICSLSRLSMKTQKYTLHGRWLQTSTATGRLSMEEPNLQCVEHMVDFEMIMDKNGGDAEHHKINARDFFVPTQDNWLLLAADYSQIELRLMAHFSEDSALIELLSKPHGDVFTMIAAKWTGKSEDSVGSRERDQTKRLVYGILYGMGANTLAEQLNCSSDEAKEKIKSFKSSFPGVSSWLHEAVSSCREKGYVETLKGRRRYLSKIKCGNCEEISRAQRQAVNSICQGSAADIIKIAMINIYYVVAEENDQPESSSSLATKFRILKGRCRILLQVHDELVLEADPCVIKEAALLLRVCMESAASLLVPLHVKVKIGRTWGSLEPFQAEYCMSDITVPKS; this is encoded by the exons ATGGCGTCTGATTCCCCTCGGAAGCGCATCGATCAG TTTTTTGCATCAAAAAAGAGGAAATCTCTATCACCCAGTTTGAAGTGCGGGAGAATTGAGAACGACTCAAAACCCAACGTAAACGGGTCTCCCAGTGCCAAAGGCACTTTGGACAGTTACTTGGTAGCATCACAGAATGATGAAGATATAGCCAAGCCTTCACATGCATCTTATGGTTTGTCAGCTGGGCAGCATCTAGTTAAAAGAAATTTGGCATCTGGGATCAATAAAAGTTTTGAAGATAGAAACGAACAGCCCCTTTCACATGCTCAAATATCATCCAAGACCGATGTTGCGATAGGAGTGCTTCCAAAGGGATTCTCAGAGACCATGCATGTCACGGAAAACTCAGAACTTAAGCG TGAGCTCCATTCAAGTGTAAGTTTGCCATCAGAGCCTAAAGAAAATGACTGCAAGAGACATGGTAGCTCATCCTTGTTAAGTCGAGAGGACAAATCATCCAAGAAGAGACATCGCATAACTAATCAGTCAGAATTCGATAGTGAATATTCTTGCTCTAGTCAGAAGAGTCCTGTTGACATGCAGTCTGGTTTTATTGATAAATCAAGAGCATTAGTTATCGACTCTTCTAAAGAG GTGGCTGCTTGCAGTGACTTGACTGAATTTCAAGCAAGCCTGCGAAAATGCAATGCAATACATAAATGTACTGCCAGTAGAACTGAGCTTGGTACGCCTAGCTGTTCTATTAATAAGACATGTGGTCGCTCAACCCCTAGATCAACGCGTGGATGCTCTTTATTTTCACCTGGAGAGGCTTTCTGGAATGAAGCAATCCAAGTTGCTGATGGTTTGTTTCCTCAAACTGATGAATTTTTGGTTCAGTCTGCTGAAGAAACTTATGATGCGAGGAAACAAAGCGAGGTAAATAagtcatgcaatttgaatcatagaagATGTGACGACACCTTGAAGGAAAGTTTGGATGAAGGGGAGAAGAGAGCTAGGACAATGGGGATCGGTTCTTCTTCAGATTTAGTGGGGAATATGAGGAAAGATTCGGTTAAAGAAGCATCACCGCTTCCTGTAAAGCATTTTGACTTCATGGAGGATCAAAATTTGAAGGAGATTGCACCAGATAGATCTGTACATGACTCACAAATTGAAATGCAAGAAGCTGATGAAGAACCTAAATCTCATTCAGTACTCTATAAACCATGTACTGATAGCATCACAACACATAGTGATGAACAAGCAAACGCAGAAATgcatgaagaagagaagatggtTTCTTTTAAGAATTTAATTGCCGCAAATGAAGTTGATGGAGCTGGTACTCCTTCAAGTTCTGTGACACTTAAGGACAGCTTAGATCTCAGCCATTGGCTTCCTTCTGAAGTATGCTGCTTATATAGAAAGAAAggaatttcaaaattatatCCTTGGCAG GTTTCGTGCCTCCAGGTGGATGGTGTTTTGCAGAGAAGGAATCTTGTATATTGTGCTTCTACaag TGCTGGCAAAAGTTTTGTTGCTGAAATTCTGATGTTGCGGCGGGTCATGTCCTCCGGAAAAATTGCGATACTTGTACTTCCATATGTGTCAATTTGTGCAGAAAAG GCAGAACATCTGGAATACCTCCTGGAACCACTTGGTAAGCAAGTTCGCAGTTATTATGGAAGTCAAGGTGGTGGAACACTTCATAAAGATACCTCAATTGCTGTATGCACAATAGAAAAGGCAAACGCTTTAATAAACAGGTTGCTGGAAGAGGGTCGGCTGTCAGAAATCGGAATCATTGTGATAGATGAACTGCACATG GTTGGTGACCAGACCAGGGGTTATCTTTTGGAACTTATGTTGACAAAGCTGCGCTATGCTTGTGGTGAAGGCAATTCAGAATCAAGTAGCGGAGAAAGTTCAGGTACGAGCAGCAGTAGAGCTGGCCCTGCTCATGGTCTACAAATAGTTGGGATGAGTGCGACAATGCCAAATGTGGGAGCAGTGGCTGATTGGCTTCAA GCAGCATTGTACCAGACTGATTTCCGACCAGTTCCACTAGAGGAATGTATAAAAGTTGGCAACACAATTTATAACAAGAAAATGGATATAATTCGAACAATCCCTAAAGCAGCTGCCCTTGGGGGTAAAGATCCAGATCATATAGTGGAACTGTGCAATGAG GTTGTCCAAGAGGGCCATTCCGTCTTAATTTTTTGCTCAAGTAGAAAAGGATGTGAATCAACTGCAAGGCATGTTTCGAAGTTCCTGAAGAAGTTCTCTTTTAATATCCCGAGTGATAGTGAGTTCCTAGATATTGCCTCAGCTATTGATGCACTACGAAGGTGTCCTGTGGGATTGGATCCTATATTAGAAGAAACTCTTCCTTCTGGTGTTGCCTATCACCATGCTGGCCTCACT GTTGAGGAAAGAGAAATTGTGGAAAGCTGCTATCGTAGAGGCCTTATACGTGTTTTAACTGCTACATCTACCTTAGCAGCTGGTGTTAACCTCCCTGCAAGGAGGGTCATTTTTCGGCAACCTAGGATTGGTCGGGATTTTATTGATGGGACAAGGTACAGACAAATGGCTGGTCGGGCAGGTCGGACTGGAATAGATACTAAAGGGGAAAGT GTGCTGATATGCAAATCTGAGGAGATCAAAAGAATAATGGGACTCCTTAATGAGAGCTGTCCACCACTAAGTTCTTGCCTTTCTGAAGACAAGAACGGAATGACTCATGCAATTTTGGAAGTTGTGGCTGGTGGGATCGTTCAAACTGCTCATGATATCCATCGATATGTTAGATGCACTCTTCTCAATTCTACAAAACCATTTGAAGATGTTGTGAAATCAGCAAAAGATTCTCTTCGGTGTTTGTGTCACAGAAAATTTCTTGAATGGAATGAAGATACTAAGTTATACAATACAACGTCTCTTGGTCGTGCAGCTTTTGGCAGTTCCCTCTGCCCAGAAGAATCACTT ATTGTGCTAGATGATCTTTCAAGGGCGAGAGAGGGGTTTGTTCTTGCATCAGATTTGCATTTAGTTTACTTAGTAACACCAATAAGTGTTGATGTTGAGCCTGATTGGGAATTGTACTACGAACGGTTCATGGAACTTTCTGCTCTTGACCAG TCAGTTGGCAATCGAGTTGGAGTGACAGAACCATTTTTGATGCGTATGGCACATGGTGCACCAGTGCGCATTTCAAATAGATCAAGAGAAAATATGACAGGGTTGCATAGAGAATTTGTAAAACCTGGGATTATAAACACGGGTATGATTTCGGATGAGCAAATGCTTCGAGTGTGCAGACGCTTCTATGTTGCTCTTATCCTGTCAAGACTAGTACAG GAATCACCCGTGGCTGAGGTTTGTGAAGCGTTTAAGGTTTCCAGAGGCATGGTTCAGGCATTACAAGAAAATGCTGGAAGGTTTGCGTCTATGGTTTCCTTGTTTTGTGAAAGGCTTGGATGGCATGATCTTGAGATATTGGTATCTAAGTTTCAAAATCGTGTCTCATTTGGAGTAAGGGCTGAGATTGCTGAGCTCACTACTATTCCATACGTTAAG GGTTCTCGAGCAAGAGCACTCTACAAAGCTGGCTTTCGCACGCCTCTAGCCATTGCTGAAGCATCTGTTCCGGAAATTGCAAAAGCTCTTTTTGAATCTTCATCGTGGGCTGCACAAG AAGGTTTGGCTCAAAGGCACATGCAACTGGGAGtagccaaaaaaattaaaaatggcgCTCGGAAAATTGTTCTCGATAAAGCTGAAGAGGCAAGGATTGCTGCCTTTTCAGCTTTCAAATCACTGGGGTTTGATATCCCGCAAATTGCTGTACCTTTATTATCAAATACCAGACAATTGAGGCAAGGTACCGGCAGCACATCATCTGGGGATAATCCTGCTTATGACTTCCTTGGTGCTGAAGAGCAAGACGGTTCAGCTAAGCCATCTTCAGAAGGGAGTCAGAATTCTGAAAATGTTGCTCCAGAGAGTGAAGTTGATAAGTTAGCTAAAGCTTTAGAAGGTGGCTTTGTAACTGAAGCAGAAGTAAACCCATCTGGTTCTCTGCAGTGTGATTTTAGTGCTCAAACTTCCTTGGTACCAGTGGGTAGGATAGCTGCTGATAAGCTTGATGCCATTGTTGAACATAAAGAAGTTCCAGATATGGCCCCTTCAATTCAGTTAGGAAAAGATGTTCATGGAACCAGGAATGGGAATGTTTATGAAGTACAGGAACAGCATTTCAATCAAAATGCACTACTTGAGAGTAAGGACAATGCTATTGGGAAGGGACCTATTACTGCAATCAATGCGTTTGGTGGATTGGATTCTTTCTTGGATCTCTGGGACACTCTGCAggaattttattttgatattcattacGAAAAACGATCAGAAGTGAACTCTCTTGCTCCGTTTGAAATACACGGGATAGCCGTATGTTGGGAAAATTCTCCAGTGTACTATGTCAATCTTCCCAGGGATTTACTGtgttttggtagtacaaaaagTAATTTCTTGCATCCAAATGCATCACAGGAAAAGCGAAATAGTCAACCTCCTGAAAATTGGTTTGAGATAGTTAAACAGGGATGGAGCAGGATTGGAGCAATAATGGGGAAGATAGATGTCAAAAAATTTACTTGGAACTTGAAAGTGCAGATTCAGGTGCTTAAAAGGGCTGCAGTTTCCATTCAGAGATTTGGTTTCCCAAATCTTACAGGGAAAAGTATGGATTTTGAACTAATAGATAACTTATACCTTGTGTTGGCCCCATTTGGTGTTAGAAATGGGATTGACATTTGCATTGTTGCATGGATTCTTTCGCCTGATGAAGAGAGAAGCTCTAATCCTAACTTAGAGAAG GAAATTAAGAAAAGGTTATCCAATGAGGTTGCAGCTACAGCTCATAGGTGTGGCAGGTGGAAGAATCAAACGCGAAGAGCTGCCCATGATGGTTGTTGTCGTCGCGTTGCGCAAACACGAGCCTTGTGTTCTGTTCTTTGGAAGTTGCTTATTTCAGAGGAACTTGTCCAGGCACTTATGAGCACTGAAATCCTATTG GTGAATGTACTTGCGGATATGGAACTATGGGGAATTGGTGTTGACATGGAAGGATGCCTTCAAGCGCGTAGCTTGTTGAGGAAAAAGATTGCATGTCTTGAGGCTGAGGCTTATAAGCTTTCTGGCAGGAGATTTTCATTATATAATTCTGCAGATATTGCAAATGTGCTCTATGAACACTTGAAGTTACCTGTACCAGATGGACATGATAAAGGGAAACAGCATCCAAGTACAGACAAGCATTGTTTGGATATTTTGAG ACATGAGCATCCAATAATTCCAGTCATTCGAGAGCACCGAAGCTTGGCAAAGCTATCAAACTGTACTTTGGGCTCAATTTGTTCACTGTCAAGATTGTCTATGAAGACACAGAAATACACGCTGCATGGCCGTTGGCTCCAAACATCAACAGCTACTGGACGGCTTTCTATGGAGGAACCTAATCTTCAA TGTGTTGAGCATATGGTTGATTTCGAAATGATTATGGACAAGAATGGTGGTGATGCTGAACATCACAAAATTAATGCACGTGATTTCTTTGTTCCAACCCAG GATAACTGGTTGCTGTTAGCAGCAGATTATTCTCAAATAGAATTGAGGCTGATGGCACACTTCTCTGAGGACTCCGCATTAATTGAACTCCTTAGTAAGCCACATGGAGACGTTTTTACAATGATAGCAGCAAAATGGACGGGGAAGTCAGAAGATTCTGTTGGTTCACGTGAGCGAGATCAGACCAAAAGGCTGGTTTATGGAATTCTCTACGGAATGGGTGCCAACACTCTTGCAGAACAACTCAATTGCAGTTCAGATGAAGctaaagaaaaaattaagagTTTTAAAAGTTCTTTCCCTGGTGTTTCCTCTTGGCTTCATGAAGCCGTCTCATCGTGCCGTGAAAAAGG TTACGTGGAGACACTCAAGGGAAGAAGGCGCTACTTGTCAAAAATAAAATGTGGAAACTGTGAAGAAATATCAAGAGCTCAGAGACAAGCTGTGAACTCTATCTGTCAG GGATCTGCTGCCGATATAATCAAGATTGCAATGATAAATATTTACTATGTGGTTGCCGAAGAAAATGATCAGCCTGAATCTAGTTCCTCTCTTGCCACTAAATTCCGCATCCTCAAGGGCCGTTGCCGAATCCTTTTGCAG GTGCATGATGAATTGGTATTGGAAGCTGATCCTTGTGTGATCAAGGAAGCTGCATTGTTGCTAAGAGTGTGCATGGAGAGTGCTGCCTCGCTTCTGG TTCCTTTGCATGTAAAAGTCAAAATTGGAAGGACATGGGGCTCTTTGGAGCCCTTCCAGGCTGAGTATTGTATGAGTGATATCACCGTGCCCAAGTCATAG